Genomic DNA from Halorussus rarus:
AGCTCGGAAATTTCCTCGTGGAACGCGCTCAGCGCTGGCGTCTCGCCGACCGCCTCGAACCGTATCTCGCCCGTGTCGAGGAAGACGACCGGGGGCAGGAAGATGACCCGCGAGTCCGCGATGACGTCCAGCAGCGCCGCCGGGAACTCGTAGTCGTCCTGCCGCAGGAACGCGTACGTTCCGTCGGCGTCCGCCACGAAGTCGCTCGAGCGGAGCGAGTCGATGGCCCCCACGACCGCCTCGGTCGCCTCCGGGTCGCCATCGCACCAGACCAGCGTCGTCGCGTCCTCGGTCGGGCTCCACGTCAGCAACTCGGCTCGCGTGACCGACTGCCCGTCGATGACCTGGCGGTGCAGCGGGTGCACGAGTCGCTCCGGGTAGCGGGCCGAGAACTGGACGCGTTTCATGCCGCCGTTCGACTGGGTTCGTCCGATCGGCATATCAATCAGTGTGGTCCTCCCCGAAGCCCCGGCTCCAACTGGTCACCGGTGCTCGCGTCAGCCGTGGCTCGCCAGCACGTCACGCCGGCTCCGAAGCAGCGCCCCGACGTGGTCGGCGCCGTCGAGCACGCGCAGGCGAGCGGTCGGTATCTCGGCTTCGAGGCGTCGCACGTCGGCGAGGGGCACGTTCGCGTCGTTCTCGCCGTGCCAGAGGCGCACCGGCGCGTCGATCCCGTCGAAGTCGATTCCCCAGTCGGTCGTCGCGTTCCGGAACTCCGTGACCGCGCCCCGGCGGTGCCGGGCGAACGCCTCGACGAAGTCCTCGCGGACGATCTCCGCGGCCTCGTCGGGTACGGACTCGGCACCGTCCTCCGCCGTGTACTGCGCGACGACGAACGACGGGTCGAGCCGGTCCGCGAGCCAGGCCTGTCCCCGGAAGAGCCCCCGGAGGAGCGACGGCGTCGTCGTCGCCAGTCCCGCCAGGAGCCGCTGAATCCCGGGCGTCTCCTCGCTGACGGCCGGCGGCGTCGCTCCGGCGGCGATATCGACCCGCTCGATTCGGTCGGCCAGCGTCGCCGCCGCGGCGAGCGCGTACGGAGCCCCGCCGGAGAACGCGACGAGTCCGGCGGTCCGCGCGCCGGCGTCGTCGAGAACGGCCTCGACGAACCGGTCGGCGTCGCCCACCGAGCGGTCGGGCCACGGCGCAGAGCGGCCGAATCCCGGTCGGTCGGGGGCGAGCAGTCGAACCCCGCGGTCCCGTGCCGCCGACTCGAAGAGCTCGCCCAGTCGCCGCGAGCCGGGCGTCCCGTGGAGGAACACGACGGGAACGCCGTCCGGGTCCCCGTACTCGGCGTACGCGAGCTGCCGCTCGTCGTCCACGGAGACGGTCGCGAGCCGACTGCTGTCCCGTTCCGGGCTCCTTCGCGACGAGGAGGTCCCTGCTGTCATTAGTACGAGGTAGTCGCCCGGCCGAGGAGAGGATGGCGCCGGACCAGTCCGGTAGTTTATACGGCCGGTGCAGTCGACCGCGAGCCCTCGGCGGCCGGCCGGGAGTTCTACAGTCCTCTCGCTCGCTTCGCGAGTTCGCAGTTCCCGTCCCGGGACGGGAAAATCGGCTCCCCTACCGCTCGAGCTCGCGGTCGAGGCGCCCGCGGTCGGTGCGACTCGGGCCCCCGCGGACCCGGCGGTCGTCGGCGTCTCCCCCGGCCATCAGGTCCTGGAGCCGGCGCTCGTACTCGAGTTCGGTTATCTCGCCCTCGACGTACTCGCGCTTGAGTTCGTCGATGCGGTCCTCGGTCGTCGGCTCGAAGCGCTCGGCCAGCCCGAACCGCCGGGCCTCCGCCGAGAACCGCTCGACGAGCCGGGCGAGCCTGGCGAGGCGCTCGCTGCGGGGCACCGACGCCCGCCGGACCGCCGACACCGCGAGGCCGAGCGTCAGCACGAACGAGAGTGCCCCCAGCAGCGCGGCCGTGATGGCGTACGGGGCGACGGCGTTCAACAGGACGACTATCAGGGGCGCCGACGCCGGCGCGGCGAACAGCGCCGAGAGGCCCGCCACCACGCCGAACGCGGCGACGCCCACCAGCGCCAGCAGCGAGAACACGAGCCCCCCGACCAGCAGCTTGACCCTGCCGTCGTCTGCGATTCCCATCACGACGTGGTTGGCGTCGCGCACACTTCAATCTCCCTCTCGTGATGGGGTTCTGGCGCTCCCTCCCTCCGTTCAGTCGTGCCGGAAACGCCGGAAGACAAACCGCGTCTTCCGAACTTCCGGCCCTCAATCGCTTCGCTCAGTCGTGCCGGAAGCTCCGACTCCCGGTGAACACCATCGCCATGTCGTGCTCGTCGGCGGCCTCGATGACGTCCTCGTCGTTGACCGAGCCGCCGGGCTGGACGACGGCCTCGATGCCGGCCTCGGCCGCGGCCTCGATGCCGTCCGGGAAGGGGAAGAACGCGTCGGAGGCCATCACCGCGCCGTCGGCCGCCTTGCCCTCGGCGTCCTTCTCGGCCTTCATCTTCGCGATCTCGACCGCGTCGACCCGGGAGACCTGGCCCGCGCCGACGCCGACCGTTTCGGTCCCTTTCGCGAACAGGATGGCGTTGGACTTGACGTGCTTGATGGTCCGCCACGCGAACAGCAGGCTCTCGTACTGGTCGTCGGTGGGTTCCCGCTCCGTGACGACCTCCAGGTCGTCGCGAGTCGGGGCCTGCAGGTCGCGCTCCTGGATCAGGCGACCGCCCACGAGGTCCTTCTCGGTCGTCGTCTCCGTAATCTCCGTGAAGTTCTCTTCGGTACCCACGTCGAGCACGCGGAGGTTGTCCTTCTCGAAGAGCGCGTCGAGCGCGTCGTCGGTGTAGCCCGGCGCGACGACGACCTCCTTGAACGAGTCGACGACCTGCTCGGCGGTGGCCGCGTCGCACTCCCGGTTGAGCGCGACGATGCCGCCGAACGCGCTCTTGGGGTCGGTCGCCAGCGCCCGGTCGTAGGCGTCCGCGAGCGTCTCTGCGGTGGCGCAGCCTGCGGGGTTGGTGTGCTTGATGACCGCCGCGGCGGGCCGGTCGAACTCCTTGACCAGGTTGAGGGCGGCGTCGGCGTCGTTGTAGTTGTTGTACCCCATCCCCTTCGCGCCCTCGTTGAGCTGCGGAGCGTCGACCACGCTGGCCTCCTCGCAGGTGGCGTCGCCGTAGAGCGCGGCGTCCTGGTGGGGGTTCTCGCCGTACCGGAGGTCGGCCGCCAGGTCGGCGGTCTCGACCCGCCGAGCCGGGAACTTACCGTCCTCGTCGCCCTCGACGCGGACCTCGCCGGCGTCGGCGTCGACGTCCAGCTTGCCATCGGCGAACCACTTCACGGCGCGGGGGTAGGCCTTGAACTCGGCCTCGTAGAGCACCCGCTCCTTGAGGTCGCTCTCGTCGTCGCCCTCGTAGACCGGGACCGGCTCCTGGGTGACGACCGGGCCTGCGTCGACTTCCTCCTCCATCACGTCGCCGTCCTCGTCGGTAGCGTCGGTGACGACGTGGACGGTACAGCCCGTGGTCTTCACGCCCGCGTCGAGCACCTGCTGGTGGGCGTCGGTGCCGGGGAACGACGGAAGCAGCGACGGGTGGACGTTGAGCGCGACCGGCATCTCGTCGAGGAACGAGTCCGAGAGGATGCGCATGTAGCCGTCGAGACAGACCAGGTCGACGTCGTAGTCGGCGAGCGCCTCGACCACGCGTTCCTCGTGGTCGCGCCGCGATTCGCCCGCGTCGCGCTCGACGACCTCGGTCGGAACGTCGCGCTTCTCGGCCTTCTCCAGCACCGGCGCGTCGGCGTCGTTGGTCAGGACGACGCCGAGGGTCGCCCCGCCGGGCGACCGGTCGGCCAGGTGCATCAGGTTGCGTCCGCGGTTGCTGGCGAGTCCGGCGATCCGGGTCATGTTCGAACCCGCGCCGCCTCCGCGGAAATGTATTGCGGTTGCGGGCCAGGATATATGCACGAACGAGGATAAATATCGGTCGTGCCTCCGGTTCGGAGGGATTTATATGCACTATCGTGGCGATTTCGACCGACACGCTTTTGCCCGCCGCCCGGGCAGTTTTCGACATGAATCCCCTCTACGCCGTCTCGCCGCTCGACGGTCGGTACGCCGGGCGGACCGAACCCCTGCGGGAGTTCGCCAGCGAGGCCGCGCTGATGCGGGCCCGCGTGCGGGTCGAAGTCGAGTACCTCGTCGCGCTGGCCGACCTCGACGCGACGCCCCTCGAACTCGACGCGTCGGACCGCGACACCTTCCGGAGTCTCTACGAGGAGTTCGACGCCGAGGACGCCGACCTCGTCAAGCGCATCGAGACAGAGGGGTACGGCGACTACCCTGCGACCAACCACGACGTGAAGGCGGTCGAGTACTTCGTCCGCGAGCACCTGCCGGCCGGCGCGGCCGACGCCTCCTCGTGGATCCACTTCGCGCTCACCAGCGAGGACGTCAACAACCTCGCCTACCGGCTACTCGTGAAAGGGGCGGTCGACGAGGTACTCCTGCCAGAAATCCGTGAAGTGCGCGGGGCGCTCGCGGACCTCGCCCGCGAGCACGCCGACGTCCCGATGCTCGCGCGGACCCACGGCCAGCCCGCGACCCCCACGACGTTCGGCAAGGAGATGGCGGTGTTCGCCTCGCGGCTCGGTCGCGCGATCGGTCGCGTGAAGGACGCCCGCGACGGCCTCCAGGGGAAGCTGGCGGGGGCCTCGGGCACCTACGCCGCCCACGTCGCGGCCTACCCCGACGTCGACTGGCAGTCGTTCGCCCGGGAGTTCGTCGAGGGCCTGGGCTTCGAGCAGGCGCCGATGACCACGCAGGTCAACCCCTGCGACGACCTCGCGGAGCTGTTCGACGCCCTCCGGGGCGCGAACAGCGTCCTGCTCGACCTCGACCGCGACGCCTGGCGCTACGTCAGCGACCGCTACCTCGGCCAGGAGGCCGCGGCGGGCGAGACCGGCTCCTCCACGATGCCCCACAAGGTCAACCCCATCGACTTCGAGAACAGCGAGGGCAACCTCTCGAAGGCCAACTCGGACCTCGTGTTCCTGGGCGACTACGTCACCGGTTCGCGGCTCCAGCGCGACCTATCGGACTCGACGGTCAAGCGCA
This window encodes:
- a CDS encoding alpha/beta fold hydrolase, with translation MTAGTSSSRRSPERDSSRLATVSVDDERQLAYAEYGDPDGVPVVFLHGTPGSRRLGELFESAARDRGVRLLAPDRPGFGRSAPWPDRSVGDADRFVEAVLDDAGARTAGLVAFSGGAPYALAAAATLADRIERVDIAAGATPPAVSEETPGIQRLLAGLATTTPSLLRGLFRGQAWLADRLDPSFVVAQYTAEDGAESVPDEAAEIVREDFVEAFARHRRGAVTEFRNATTDWGIDFDGIDAPVRLWHGENDANVPLADVRRLEAEIPTARLRVLDGADHVGALLRSRRDVLASHG
- a CDS encoding SHOCT domain-containing protein; the encoded protein is MRDANHVVMGIADDGRVKLLVGGLVFSLLALVGVAAFGVVAGLSALFAAPASAPLIVVLLNAVAPYAITAALLGALSFVLTLGLAVSAVRRASVPRSERLARLARLVERFSAEARRFGLAERFEPTTEDRIDELKREYVEGEITELEYERRLQDLMAGGDADDRRVRGGPSRTDRGRLDRELER
- the purB gene encoding adenylosuccinate lyase; translated protein: MNPLYAVSPLDGRYAGRTEPLREFASEAALMRARVRVEVEYLVALADLDATPLELDASDRDTFRSLYEEFDAEDADLVKRIETEGYGDYPATNHDVKAVEYFVREHLPAGAADASSWIHFALTSEDVNNLAYRLLVKGAVDEVLLPEIREVRGALADLAREHADVPMLARTHGQPATPTTFGKEMAVFASRLGRAIGRVKDARDGLQGKLAGASGTYAAHVAAYPDVDWQSFAREFVEGLGFEQAPMTTQVNPCDDLAELFDALRGANSVLLDLDRDAWRYVSDRYLGQEAAAGETGSSTMPHKVNPIDFENSEGNLSKANSDLVFLGDYVTGSRLQRDLSDSTVKRNIGAAFAYCLLGYTKLQDGLSKVVPNEKVMREELESTPEIIGEAVQTILRREGHDDAYERVKDLTRGRRVTLEDFRELFADLDVDEATREELLDLTPAGYTGAASEMAIDFDDRA
- a CDS encoding helix-turn-helix domain-containing protein; this encodes MKRVQFSARYPERLVHPLHRQVIDGQSVTRAELLTWSPTEDATTLVWCDGDPEATEAVVGAIDSLRSSDFVADADGTYAFLRQDDYEFPAALLDVIADSRVIFLPPVVFLDTGEIRFEAVGETPALSAFHEEISELGELTVERVHDFERERSPSRLTDRQRAALDAAVSVGYYEVPRDGTVADVAAALDCSTSTAGELVRKAEAAVIQNYVETR
- the purH gene encoding bifunctional phosphoribosylaminoimidazolecarboxamide formyltransferase/IMP cyclohydrolase, with amino-acid sequence MTRIAGLASNRGRNLMHLADRSPGGATLGVVLTNDADAPVLEKAEKRDVPTEVVERDAGESRRDHEERVVEALADYDVDLVCLDGYMRILSDSFLDEMPVALNVHPSLLPSFPGTDAHQQVLDAGVKTTGCTVHVVTDATDEDGDVMEEEVDAGPVVTQEPVPVYEGDDESDLKERVLYEAEFKAYPRAVKWFADGKLDVDADAGEVRVEGDEDGKFPARRVETADLAADLRYGENPHQDAALYGDATCEEASVVDAPQLNEGAKGMGYNNYNDADAALNLVKEFDRPAAAVIKHTNPAGCATAETLADAYDRALATDPKSAFGGIVALNRECDAATAEQVVDSFKEVVVAPGYTDDALDALFEKDNLRVLDVGTEENFTEITETTTEKDLVGGRLIQERDLQAPTRDDLEVVTEREPTDDQYESLLFAWRTIKHVKSNAILFAKGTETVGVGAGQVSRVDAVEIAKMKAEKDAEGKAADGAVMASDAFFPFPDGIEAAAEAGIEAVVQPGGSVNDEDVIEAADEHDMAMVFTGSRSFRHD